The nucleotide window AGGCGTCCCGCGAGGCGCGATCCAAGGCACGCTCCTCGCGACGTACAACGACCTCGCCACGGTGGAGGACCTTTTCCGCCGATACGGAAGCACCATTGCCGCGGTCGTCGTCGAGCCGGTCGCGGGGAACATGGGCGTCATCCCGCCGGAACCCGGGTTCCTTCGCGGATTGAGGGATCTATCCGAGGAACACGGCGCCCTGCTCGTCTTCGACGAGGTCATCACGGGCTTCCGCGTCGCCCGAGGGGGAGCCCAAGAGCGATTCGAGGTCCGGCCGGATCTCACCTGCCTCGGGAAGATCCTGGGGCACGGCCTTCCCATCGGGGCGTACGGCGGTCGGCGGGACATCATGGAAGTCGTCGCGCCGCTCGGACCGGTCTACCAAGCGGGCACCCTCGCGGGGAACCCGATCGCGGTCGCCGCCGGCCTGGCGGCACTCCGCCGTTTGAGCCGCGGTCTCTACACCACGCTCGAGCGGACGTCCGCGGCGTTGGAGCGCGGAATCGAGGATGCGGCCGCGGACGCCGGGGTCGGGCTGCGCGTCCAGCGGGTCGGCTCGATGCTCGGCCTGTTCCTCCGCGACGCCCCGGTCCGCAATTTTGCGGACGCGAGAGCGTCCGACGCCTCCGCGTACGCCCATCTCTTCTGGTCCCTCATCGCACGCGGTGTCTACCTGCCGCCGGCTCCGTTCGAGACCTCGTTCGTCTCCGCCGCACACGGACCCAAGGCAATCGACCGCACCGTCGCGGCCTTTGATGAAGCGTGCCGGGAGTTGAGTGGATGAAGGACCGATTCCTTCGCGCGTGTCGGCGCGAGCCCGTGGACTGTACCCCCGTCTGGTTCATGCGCCAAGCGGGCCGTTCGTCGCCCTCGTACCGAGCGGTCCGACAGGAACACGGCATCCTCGAAATCGCGAAGACGCCTGCGCTCGCGGCGGACGTGACATGCCAGGCGGTCCACGAGCTCGGTGTCGATGCGGCGATCCTGTTCTGCGACCTCCTCATTCCGCTGGAGGCGATGGGGGTCCCGGTCCGAATCGAACCGGGCGTCGGTCCCGTAATCGATCCTCCAATTCGCACGGGCGAGGACGTGGACCGACTCCGTCCCCTCGACCCGGAGCGGAGCCTGCCGTTCGTCGGGGAGACGATCGCGCGGCTCCGGGCGAAACTCGACGTGCCGCTGATCGGGTTTGCGGGCGCGCCGTTCACGCTCGCCAGCTACCTGATCGAAGGCGGCGCCTCCCGCGACTTCGAGGCCACGAAACGGTTCCTTCACGAACGGCCCTCCGACTGGATGCGGCTGATGGACTTCCTCGCGGATGCGGTGGCTGCGTTCCTGCGCTTCCAGGCGGACGCGGGGGCGGAGGCCCTCCAGCTGTTCGACAGCTGGGTCGGCGCGCTGGCTCCGAGGGACTACCGCGAGTGCGTGCAACCCTACACCCGAAAGGTGTTCCGTGGAATCCGGGAGACGGGCGTCCCGACGATCCATTTCGGGACCGGGACGGCGGGGTTCCTGGACGCGTTCCGGGAGGCCGGGGGGGACGTGATCGGCGTCGACTGGCGCATCGCGCTGGACCGCGCCTGGGTGGCGATCGGCGAGGACGTGGGGATCCAAGGGAACCTCGATCCCGCGGCCTTGCTGGGCCCGCCGGATCGTTGGGCGGCCGCCGCGCGGGATGTGCTCGAACGGGCGAATGGCCGGCCCGGCCACGTGTTCAATTTGGGCCACGGCGTGCTCGCATCGACGCCGCAGGATCATCTCCGAGGACTCGTCCAGCTCATTCACGACACGTCCGGACGGTGAGCTCATGGCGGACGCGCCGATCGGAGTCTTGCTGATGGCCCTCGGCGGACCCGACTCGTTGGACGCGGTCGAGCCGTTCCTTCGGAACGTCCGCCATGGACGACCGACGCCGAAGGCGATGCTCGACGAATTCCGCGAGCGGTACCGTCGCATTGGCGGGAAGTCGCCGCTACTCGGCATCTCTTTGG belongs to Thermoplasmata archaeon and includes:
- the hemL gene encoding glutamate-1-semialdehyde 2,1-aminomutase encodes the protein MKLEPAIVPAPRSERLFARAKRSLVGGVDSPVRAYRAVGGTPRFIVRGRGPWIEDADGRRYLDYCGSWGALLLGHAAPAIVEAVRDAAARGTSFGAATEAEVRLAEAVKRLVPSIDLLRFVNSGTEATMSAVRVARGFTGRDRIVTFEGSYHGHADSFLAKAGSGVAAAGLPASGGVPRGAIQGTLLATYNDLATVEDLFRRYGSTIAAVVVEPVAGNMGVIPPEPGFLRGLRDLSEEHGALLVFDEVITGFRVARGGAQERFEVRPDLTCLGKILGHGLPIGAYGGRRDIMEVVAPLGPVYQAGTLAGNPIAVAAGLAALRRLSRGLYTTLERTSAALERGIEDAAADAGVGLRVQRVGSMLGLFLRDAPVRNFADARASDASAYAHLFWSLIARGVYLPPAPFETSFVSAAHGPKAIDRTVAAFDEACRELSG
- the hemE gene encoding uroporphyrinogen decarboxylase, translating into MKDRFLRACRREPVDCTPVWFMRQAGRSSPSYRAVRQEHGILEIAKTPALAADVTCQAVHELGVDAAILFCDLLIPLEAMGVPVRIEPGVGPVIDPPIRTGEDVDRLRPLDPERSLPFVGETIARLRAKLDVPLIGFAGAPFTLASYLIEGGASRDFEATKRFLHERPSDWMRLMDFLADAVAAFLRFQADAGAEALQLFDSWVGALAPRDYRECVQPYTRKVFRGIRETGVPTIHFGTGTAGFLDAFREAGGDVIGVDWRIALDRAWVAIGEDVGIQGNLDPAALLGPPDRWAAAARDVLERANGRPGHVFNLGHGVLASTPQDHLRGLVQLIHDTSGR